A section of the Amycolatopsis sp. AA4 genome encodes:
- a CDS encoding elongation factor G-like protein EF-G2 has protein sequence MADKQNRSADPGAAVAVDDPAKVRNVVLVGPSGSGKTTLTEALLAASGTVPRAGSVVEGTTVCDHDPAAVRQQRSVGLSVAPVLHAGHKINLIDTPGYADFVGELRAGLRAADAALFVVCAAEGVDAATVAVWEECASVGMPRAVVVSRLDHHRADPLAEIAACQAAFGAGVLPLYLPAPEGLVGLVTRRRYDYSAGYPPRVSDPDPAVSGEHADARNELIEGIIAESEDETLMDRYLGGEEISEDVLIADLETAVARGSFHPVIPVCAHTGVGLAEVLDGIVRAFPSPLEHTPPGVTSPDGAEHAALSADPDGPLAAEVVRTAVDSYVGRVSLVRVFSGTLRPENPVHVSGHGLAERGHEDHDADERVAHLYSPLGANLREVPFCVAGDLCALTKVGSAETGDTVSSPDDPLLIKPWRMPEPLLPVAVVAKSRSDEDTLSRNLSRLVAGDPTLRLERNAETGQLVLWCMGEAHAEVVLSRLRAGGADVGTEPVRISLRSTFAKPARGHGRHVKQSGGHGQFAVCDIEVEPLPRGAGFEFVDKVVGGAVPHQFIPSVEKGVRAQLQRGVQDGYPVVDVRVTLTDGKAHSVDSSDAAFQTAGALALREAAAASRILLLEPLDTVEVSLPDEHLGTVLGDLSSRRGRVLGTESGEGGHTVVHAEVPAVELLRYAVDLRSLTSGTATFTRRHARFEPMPEGAVVPT, from the coding sequence ATGGCCGACAAGCAGAACAGGAGTGCCGACCCCGGGGCCGCCGTCGCTGTGGACGACCCCGCCAAGGTGCGCAACGTCGTCCTCGTCGGGCCTTCCGGGTCCGGGAAGACCACGCTCACCGAGGCACTGCTCGCCGCGTCCGGCACGGTGCCGCGCGCCGGTTCGGTCGTCGAGGGCACCACGGTGTGCGACCACGACCCCGCGGCGGTGCGCCAGCAGCGCTCAGTCGGGCTTTCCGTCGCCCCGGTGCTGCACGCCGGGCACAAAATCAATCTCATCGACACCCCGGGGTACGCCGATTTCGTGGGCGAACTGCGCGCCGGGCTGAGGGCCGCGGACGCCGCGCTGTTCGTCGTCTGCGCCGCCGAGGGCGTGGACGCCGCCACCGTCGCGGTGTGGGAGGAATGCGCGTCGGTGGGCATGCCGCGCGCCGTCGTCGTGTCGCGCCTCGACCACCACCGCGCCGACCCGCTCGCCGAGATCGCCGCCTGCCAGGCCGCCTTCGGCGCGGGCGTGCTGCCGCTGTACCTCCCCGCGCCCGAGGGACTGGTCGGGCTCGTCACCCGGCGCCGCTACGACTATTCCGCCGGCTATCCGCCGCGCGTGAGCGACCCGGACCCGGCCGTTTCCGGCGAGCACGCCGACGCCCGCAACGAGCTGATAGAGGGCATCATCGCCGAGAGCGAGGACGAGACCCTTATGGACCGCTATCTCGGCGGCGAGGAGATTTCCGAGGACGTGCTGATCGCCGACCTCGAGACGGCCGTCGCGCGCGGTTCGTTCCACCCGGTCATCCCGGTGTGCGCGCACACCGGGGTCGGGCTCGCCGAGGTGCTCGACGGCATCGTGCGGGCCTTCCCCTCGCCGCTCGAGCACACCCCGCCCGGCGTGACCAGCCCCGACGGCGCCGAGCACGCCGCGCTGTCCGCCGATCCGGACGGTCCGCTCGCGGCCGAGGTCGTGCGCACCGCCGTTGACTCGTACGTGGGACGGGTTTCGCTCGTCCGGGTGTTTTCCGGGACGCTGCGCCCCGAGAATCCCGTGCACGTCTCCGGCCACGGCCTCGCCGAACGCGGCCACGAAGACCACGACGCCGACGAACGCGTCGCCCACCTGTACTCGCCGCTCGGCGCGAACCTGCGCGAGGTGCCGTTCTGCGTCGCGGGCGATCTCTGCGCGCTCACCAAAGTGGGTTCCGCGGAAACCGGCGACACCGTGTCGTCGCCGGACGATCCGCTGCTGATCAAACCCTGGCGGATGCCCGAACCGCTGCTGCCGGTCGCCGTGGTCGCGAAGTCCCGCAGCGACGAGGACACGTTGTCCCGCAACCTGTCCCGCCTCGTCGCGGGCGATCCGACGCTGCGCCTGGAACGCAACGCCGAAACCGGGCAGCTCGTGCTGTGGTGCATGGGCGAGGCGCACGCGGAGGTCGTCCTGTCGCGGCTGCGCGCGGGCGGCGCGGACGTCGGCACCGAGCCGGTGCGGATCAGCCTGCGCTCCACGTTCGCGAAACCCGCGCGCGGCCACGGACGGCACGTGAAACAGTCCGGCGGGCACGGGCAGTTCGCGGTGTGCGACATCGAGGTCGAACCGCTGCCGCGCGGCGCCGGGTTCGAGTTCGTGGACAAGGTCGTCGGCGGTGCGGTGCCGCACCAGTTCATCCCGAGCGTCGAGAAGGGCGTGCGAGCGCAACTGCAACGCGGAGTCCAGGACGGCTACCCGGTGGTGGACGTGCGCGTGACGCTGACCGACGGGAAGGCGCACAGCGTCGACTCGTCCGACGCGGCGTTCCAGACCGCCGGCGCGCTCGCACTGCGGGAAGCCGCGGCGGCCAGCCGGATCCTGCTGCTGGAACCGCTGGACACGGTCGAGGTGAGCCTGCCGGACGAACACCTGGGCACCGTGCTGGGCGACCTGTCCTCCCGCCGCGGCCGGGTGCTGGGCACGGAATCCGGGGAAGGCGGGCACACGGTGGTGCACGCCGAGGTGCCCGCGGTGGAACTGCTGCGGTACGCGGTGGATCTGCGGTCGCTGACTTCGGGGACGGCCACGTTCACGCGGCGGCATGCCCGCTTCGAGCCGATGCCGGAGGGGGCGGTGGTCCCGACCTGA